The Malus domestica chromosome 06, GDT2T_hap1 genome has a segment encoding these proteins:
- the LOC139196798 gene encoding probable xyloglucan galactosyltransferase GT19, with product MVGCIPVFFEDSSAKAQYGWHLPEDKYKEFSVFIPNEDVVFKETRVLDVFRSIPRVRVRMMREKVLEMIPRVMYRRHGSSMGLRAKKDVFYLAIDGVLKKIKSRVPVQPRVTNPARDPLRECLDMSLEMNIGK from the exons ATGGTCGGCTGCATCCCCGTATTCTTTGAGGATTCGTCTGCCAAAGCGCAGTACGGGTGGCACTTGCCGGAGGATAAGTACAAGGAGTTCTCGGTGTTTATACCGAATGAGGACGTGGTGTTCAAGgaaactagggttttggatgTGTTTAGAAGCATTCCTAGGGTTAGAGTGAGGATGATGAGGGAgaaggtgttggagatgataCCAAGAGTTATGTATAGAAGGCATGGGAGCTCAATGGGATTGAGAGCTAAGAAGGATGTTTTTTATCTTGCAATTGATGGTGttttgaagaagattaaatcTAGGGTTCCAGTTCAACCTAGG GTTACAAATCCAGCCCGTGATCCTCTTAGAGAATGTTTGGATATGTCCCTTGAAATGAACATTGGAAAGTGA